Proteins encoded in a region of the Streptomyces sp. NBC_00513 genome:
- a CDS encoding DUF397 domain-containing protein, which produces MTETETPRWFKSSYSDNGGACVEVADALAGVLGAVLVRDSKNPGGSHLSLTRNGFAGLVVLARHQR; this is translated from the coding sequence GTGACCGAGACCGAGACCCCCCGTTGGTTCAAGTCCAGCTACAGCGACAACGGCGGCGCTTGCGTGGAAGTCGCCGACGCGCTCGCCGGCGTTCTCGGTGCCGTACTGGTTCGCGACAGCAAGAACCCGGGCGGCTCGCACCTGTCCTTGACCCGCAACGGGTTCGCCGGCTTGGTGGTGCTCGCCAGGCACCAGCGCTGA